In the Salarias fasciatus chromosome 13, fSalaFa1.1, whole genome shotgun sequence genome, one interval contains:
- the LOC115399002 gene encoding desmoplakin-like produces MSHLQMAVVEKGPAPEGNKQVKQDQTSVSHNRILLHDSITTKTSNNQKDVQSVTHQNSPASVTTQGYMALCGLKAQQPSETSSSKTRSYQIKEITETVTTSETTKGGDKKLTGACSVSQNLPEGSANVQRFIRFRFLDEEVLRKLELGLITMEQVQALLPQNSGRPTAIVGIYVESSKKKLSFLEAAEKGFLAKTYALELLEAQAATGNLTDLTTGQILSVSEAVERGIVDAGMKNRLMEAEKAVTGYVFKGKKMPVFQAMEERILDRYQAKKILEVQVATGGLFNPETGVRVPPSMAVGQGLLNKETLQSLCDPTSSLKGFHNPDNGQKAYYSDLLKACLYDIDGGVFLFPFGERHLTNTSPVSSHRVSVVNSGCGTEMSTYEAFKGKHIDKSTYLFLSQQESEWNERSTVDASGKPLHILTDAKSGRQLCLESALSQRFLEPSELESYRNGLLSIYEITDLIFSRMVVVEDVNSPIAGLWDITQKKRVSVFQGFQQGLTDRATALRLLEAQACTGGICDPYSGEKVNLSEALKRGLLDESLNQHLQQFEQAYNGIVHPKTAKTMSVSQAVQENLFPKDAGIRCIEFQLLTGGLINPDTHDRVSPEEVIQSGLVDKATVTALKDEKSHTKSLTCPKTKRKITFKEALDRSMYDCHTGLRLLEAAKVHGLGPKSTLHYVLAYQQTIVNT; encoded by the coding sequence ATGTCACATTTACAGATGGCAGTCGTTGAGAAAGGACCCGCTCCCGAAGGAAATAAACAAGTCAAGCAAGATCAAACCAGTGTTTCTCACAACCGAATCCTTCTCCATGATTCAATAACTACAAAAACTTCAAATAATCAAAAAGACGTGCAGAGTGTGACTCACCAGAACTCGCCTGCTTCTGTCACAACACAGGGCTACATGGCTCTGTGCGGACTAAAGGCCCAGCAGCCCAGTGAAACTAGTTCCAGTAAGACAAGAAGCTATCAAATCAAAGAAATCACTGAAACTGTAACAACATCAGAAACAACGAAAGGTGGTGATAAAAAACTCACTGGGGCATGTTCAGTCTCTCAGAATCTTCCGGAAGGCAGTGCAAATGTTCAACGCTTCATCAGGTTCAGGTTTTTAGATGAGGAGGTTTTGCGGAAGCTTGAGCTGGGCCTGATCACCATGGAACAAGTTCAGGCATTGCTTCCTCAGAATTCAGGCAGACCAACTGCTATTGTGGGAATTTACGTGGAGTCGAGCAAGAAAAAGCTATCCTTCTTGGAGGCTGCCGAAAAGGGCTTCCTGGCAAAGACATATGCACTTGAATTACTTGAGGCTCAGGCTGCAACGGGAAACCTCACCGACCTGACCACAGGACAAATACTGTCCGTCAGCGAAGCAGTGGAGAGAGGGATCGTAGATGCAGGCATGAAAAATAGACTCATGGAGGCAGAGAAAGCTGTTACTGGGTACGTCTTCAAGGGCAAAAAGATGCCCGTGTTTCAGGCGATGGAGGAAAGGATTCTTGACAGATACCAAGCCAAAAAGATCCTTGAGGTCCAGGTTGCAACTGGTGGGCTTTTCAATCCAGAGACTGGTGTGAGGGTGCCACCCTCCATGGCTGTTGGCCAGGGTCTTCTGAACAAAGAGACTCTGCAGAGTCTGTGCGATCCAACGAGTAGCCTCAAAGGTTTCCACAACCCCGACAATGGACAGAAGGCGTACTACTCTGACCTACTCAAGGCGTGCTTGTATGACATTGACGGTGGCGTGTTCCTCTTCCCGTTCGGCGAGAGACATCTGACAAACACGTCTCCAGTGAGTTCTCACAGAGTGTCAGTTGTCAACAGTGGCTGCGGTACCGAGATGTCAACATATGAAGCGTTCAAGGGGAAGCACATCGACAAGAGCACTTACCTGTTTCTGTCTCAGCAAGAGAGTGAGTGGAATGAGAGGTCCACTGTGGACGCCAGCGGAAAACCGCTTCACATCCTCACCGATGCCAAAAGCGGTCGTCAACTTTGCCTGGAGTCTGCTCTGAGTCAGAGATTTCTTGAACCGTCTGAGCTGGAGAGCTACCGCAATGGTCTCTTAAGTATCTATGAGATTACAGATCTCATTTTCTCCAGAATGGTCGTTGTGGAAGATGTGAACAGCCCCATCGCTGGCCTGTGGGACATCACTCAGAAGAAGAGGGTGTCAGTCTTTCAGGGTTTCCAACAGGGCTTAACTGATAGAGCTACTGCCTTACGACTATTAGAGGCTCAGGCCTGCACTGGAGGAATATGCGACCCTTACTCTGGAGAAAAAGTTAATCTCTCCGAGGCTCTCAAAAGAGGTCTGTTGGATGAGTCATTAAATCAGCACCTCCAACAGTTTGAGCAGGCCTACAATGGCATAGTTCACCCAAAGACTGCAAAGACTATGTCTGTGTCCCAGGCTGTGCAGGAAAATCTCTTCCCAAAGGATGCTGGCATTCGCTGCATTGAATTCCAGCTTCTGACCGGAGGACTGATCAATCCTGACACTCATGATAGAGTCTCACCTGAAGAAGTCATACAGAGTGGCCTTGTTGACAAAGCCACTGTGACTGCGCTCAAAGACGAGAAGTCCCACACCAAAAGTCTCACCTGCCCCAAGACCAAGAGGAAAATCACCTTTAAGGAGGCTCTCGACAGAAGCATGTACGACTGCCACACCGGGTTGAGGTTACTCGAAGCTGCAAAAGTCCATGGTCTTGGACCAAAATCAACCTTACACTATGTTTTGGCATATCAACAAACCATTGTAAATACATGA